One Plasmodium berghei ANKA genome assembly, chromosome: 13 genomic region harbors:
- a CDS encoding glutaminyl-peptide cyclotransferase, putative, producing the protein MANKLVARKKIATYIIRENSLVKKKRSIKRVVILVIIICMLIAATILLILHFVLNGNSGYPIDIGIYSYEIINKYDHVHDPIIGQQANVDSIVHQRYISNYPFTQGLLYLDGNTLIESSGLYAVSYLRKFKLNTGDTERYYNLTNNYFAEGIALVIEPETYRKFIFVLTYKENTILAFDYNTFELYNTFEHDLNGYGLTSNLDPIHSVEDLKNGKFANYQKLWTTSGNEFLYELEIPHNFKKTNKISIINKRKVTCAGFTIKHINELEYHLQEKTIYANIFMTNLVIEIDISKGTCLKIINLSGLIDQSTNKQNMERNRESFLNGIAINPVNNKESIPNLLVTGKFWPNLFEIKLVKTNGLNPNSVLIEYFKTIRHRH; encoded by the exons ATGGCAAATAAATTAGTTgcgagaaaaaaaatagctacCTATATTATTCGGGAAAATAGtcttgtaaaaaaaaaaag ATCTATAAAAAGGGTGGTGATCCTTGTGATAATCATTTGTATGCTAATTGCTGCTACGATTTTGTTAattcttcattttgttttaaatgGGAATAGTGGGTATCCTATTGATATAGGAATATATTCATACgagataataaataaatatgaccATGTTCATGATCCAATAATTGGCCAGCAAGCAAATGTTGATTCGATAGTTCATCAAAGATATATAAGCAATTATCCTTTTACACAAggtttattatatttagaCGGGAATACATTAATTGAATCATCAGGACTATATGCAGTTAGCTATTtaagaaaatttaaacTAAATACTGGGGATACTGAGcgttattataatttaacaaataattattttgctGAAGGAATAGCATTAGTTATCGAACCCGAAAcatatagaaaatttatattcgTATTGAcatataaagaaaacaCAATATTAGCATTTGATTATAATACTTTTGAATTATACAACACATTTGAGCACGATTTAAATGGATATGGATTGACATCAAACTTAGATCCTATACATTCTGTAgaagatttaaaaaatggtaaatttgcaaattatcaaaaacTGTGGACTACATCAGgaaatgaatttttatacGAATTAGAGATTCcacataattttaaaaaaacaaataaaataagtataATTAACAAAAGAAAAGTAACATGTGCTGGATTTActataaaacatattaacGAATTAGAATACCATTTACaagaaaaaacaatatatgcTAACATATTTATGACAAATTTAGTAATAGAAATTGATATTTCTAAAGGAACGTGCCTCAAGATAATTAATCTTAGTGGATTAATTGATCAAAGCACAAATAAG CAAAACATGGAAAGAAATAGGGAATCCTTCTTAAACGGAATAGCAATAAATCCGgtgaataataaagaaagtATTCCAAATTTATTAGTAACTGGGAAGTTTTGGccaaatttatttgaaataaaacTTGTAAAAACTAATGGGTTGAATCCTAATTCAGTATTGattgaatattttaaaactaTTAGACATCGCCATTAG